Genomic segment of Streptomyces sp. NA02950:
CGGGGACATCGACCTGGTGGTCAAGCGGTCGGAGGACGGCGGGCGCACCTGGGGCGCGCTGCGGGTCGTCGCGCGCAACGGAGGCGGTACGGCGGGGAATCCGGCCCCCGTGGTCCTCACCGGCGGCGCCCACGACGGCCGGATCGTGCTGGTGCAGGTGCACAGCGCCGCCTCCGCCACCGAGGACCGGATCCGGCGCGGTGAGGTGTCCGCGGCCGACGGACGGCGGGTGTGGGTGGCCCACAGCGATGACGACGGGGTCACCTGGAGCGCGCCCCGCGAGATCACCCAGCAGACCAAACGGCCCGAGTGGCGGTGGTACGCCACCACCCCCGGCCATGCCCTCCAGCTGCGCCACGGCCCGCACCCGGGCCGGATCGTGGTCCCGGCCAACCACTCGCTGCCGCCGACCGTCCCCGGCGACAACGGCACCGAGGGCCGCTACAACGGCGGACACGCGCTGCTCAGCGACGACGAGGGCGAGACCTGGCGGATCGGCTACGTGGACGACAACCCCGACGGCTACGTCAACGTCAACGAGACGACCGCCGCCGAACTCCCCGACGGCCGCATCTACTTCAACACCCGCACCGAAGCGACCGCCCCCGGCAACCGCGCCGACGCCTGCTCGCTCGACGGCGGCACCACGCTGACCACCCCTTTCCGGCCGCAGGCCGGTCTGGTCACCCCCGTCGTCGAGGGCTGTGTGCTGCACCTGGGCACCCCGGACGTCCTGCTGTACTCCGGCCCGGCCGACCCGGTCCACCGGGCGCTGATGACGGTGCGCGCCAGCCGGGACGGCGGTGTCACCTGGCGGCCGGTGCACACCGTGGACGGGCTGCCCGCCGCCTATTCGGATCTGGTCCGGCTCGACGATCGCACGGTCGGACTGCTCTACGAGACCGGCGACTTCAGCGCCTACTCGACTCTTACGTTCCGGCGCATCCCGATGGAGGAGCTGGTATGAGCACATCAGACACTCAGTGGTACGGAACCCCGCGCCGCGCCGTCCTCGGCGGCGCGGCCGCCACGGCCGCCGGGTTCGCCCTCGCGGGCTGCGGTTCGGACGACGACGGCGACAAGCCCGAGGGCCGCAAGAAGGGTGAGAAGATCACGCTCACCTTCTGGTCCTGGGTACCGGGCATCGACAAGCCCGTCGCCCTGTGGAACCGCAACAACCCCGAGGTGCGGGTCGAGGTCGAGAAGGTCTCGGCGGTCGACGGCGCCCAGTACGCGAAGATGCACGCCGCCATCAAGGCGGGCAATCCGCCGGACCTCGGCCAGATCGAGTACCCGGTCGTGCCCAGCTTCCTCATCGACAACGGGCTGCTCGATCTGACGAAGTACGGGGTCGGCGCGCACAGGGACAAGTTCATCGGCTGGCAGTGGCAGCAGTCCGTCTTCGGCAAGGCCGTCTACGCCGTGCCGCAGGCGTCGGGCCCGATGGGCCTGTTCATCCGCCATGACCTCTTCGAGAAGTGGAACATCGAGCCGCCCGCCACCTGGGACGAGTACGCCGATGCCGCCGAGGCGATCCGCAGGAAGGGCGCCTGGATCGAAACCTTCTCGGCCACCAACGGCAACCGCTTCGCGGGGCTTGCCTGGCAGGCCGGGGCGCGCTGGTTCGGCACCGAGGGCGACACCTGGATCGTCTCCCTCGACGACGAGCCCACCCGCAAGGTCGCCGACTACTGGCACGACCTGGTCCACCGGAAGATGATCAAGACCATCCCGGACCGGCAGAACGCCTGGTACAAGGATGTCCAGACCGGTGCGATGGCCTCCTGGCTCGGTGCCAGCTGGGGTGACGCACTGCTCGTCGGCAACGCGCCCAAGACGTCCGGCAAGTGGCGGGTGGTGCCCATGCCGCAGTGGAAGAAGGGCGACCACGCCTACGCCAACTGGGGCGGTTCCACCACCGCCGTCTTCGCCAAGAGCAAGTACCCCGAGGACGCACTGGAGTTCGCGGTCTGGCTCAACACCGACCCCGAGTCCATCAAGCTCCTGATCGAGAACGGCTACGGCACCCCCGGCGCCAAGAAGGGCTATGCCACCTCCGATCTCGATGTGCACAAGGACTTCTTCGGCGGTCAGACCTACAGCGAGGTGTTCGAGCGGGCCAGTAAGGGCGTTGACACCAGCTGGCGGTGGGGCCCGGCCACCGACACCCTCTACCAGCGGCTCGGCGACGCCTTCACCGCCGCCATCGGCAGCGGCGGCAGCTTCCGTTCCGTCCTGCGGAAGGTGCAGGGCGAGACGGTCAGCGATCTCAAGGAAAAGGGACTGAAGGTGGAGGCCGGGTGAAACGGCCCACCCGGACGGAGATCCGCAGTGCGCGGGCGGCGGCCGGATTCTTGCTGCCGTTCCTCGCGCTGTTCCTGCTCTGCTTCATCGCGCCCATCGGCTACGCCCTCTACGAGAGCATGTTCAAGGTCGAACGCACCGGCGCGCTCGGCCTCGGCGGGGAGACCAAGGAAGTGTGGGCGGGCTTCTCCAACTACGCGCACGCCCTCCAGGACGACCGCTTCACCGCCGGATTCGGCCGGGTTCTGCTCTTCGGCGCGGTACAGATCCCGCTGATGATCGCCTTCGCCACCGGGCTCGCCCTGCTGCTGGAGGCGGCGTCCGCACGCTGGGTCGGCTTCTTCCGGACCGCCTTCTTCCTGCCGTACGGCGTACCCGGGGTGATCGCGTCGATCCTGTGGGGCTTCCTCTACGTACCCGGTATCAGCCCGCTGGTGGAGATGGCCCATTCGGTCGGCTGGGACGTGGACTTCCTGGGCCGCTCCAGCGTGCTGTGGTCCATCGCCAACATCGTCACCTGGCAGTTCACCGGCTACAACATGCTGGTGCTGATCGCTCAGCTGAAGGCCGTGCCCGGTGAGCTGTACGAGGCCGCGCGGATCGACGGGGCCGGTGCCTGGCAGGTGGCCCGGCACATCAAACTGCCGCTGATCCGGCCCGCGCTGGTGCTCACCACCGTCTTCAGCCTGATCGGCACCCTCCAGCTCTTCGCCGAGCCCAAGGTGCTCAAACCGCTCAGCAACTCCATCGACTCCGGCTACACCCCCAATCTGGCCGCCTACAACGAGGCGTTCACCAGCAACAACCAGCACATCGCGGCGGCCGAGGCGGTGCTGCTCGCGCTGGTGGCGTGTGTGCTGTCCTTCGGCTTCCTCCGGCTGGTGGGACAGCGCGGAAAGGACGGCGAGAGCAGGTGACCACCGAGCTCACCGAGGAACTCCCGGCCGACGGCACCCCCGGGGCCGGCCCCGGCCCGCGCGGCGCGGGCCGCCGCCGGGGCCGCCCGGGCCGCCGCGGCGGTGGCCGCCGTCCGCCGCTGCGGTACCGGATCATCACCGTCTCGCTGCTCACCGTCGCCGCGCTCTACTTCCTCATCCCCGTCTACTGGCTGGCGGTCTCGGCCACCAAGTCCAGCAGCGATCTCTTCGGCACCTTCGGCTTCTGGTTCCACGATCCGCGGCCGCTGGACTATCTCCACCAGGTGCTCAGCTACGACGACGGCATCTACGTCCGCTGGTTCCTCAACAGCCTGATGTACGCGGGCATCGGCGCGCTCGCCGCCACCCTGCTGTCGGCCGCCGCGGGCTACGCCCTGGCCAAGTACCGCTTCCCCGGCCGGGAGGGGATCTTCAACGTGGTGCTCGCCGGAGTGCTCATCCCCGGCACCGCACTGGCTCTGCCGCTGTATCTGCTGTTCAGCGAGATGGGTCTGGCCAACACCTATGCGGCGGTGCTCATCCCGAGCGTCGTCAGCCCCTTCGGGGTCTATCTGTGCCGGATCTACGCGGCCGCCGCCGTCCCCGACTCACTGCTGGAGGCGGCCAGGATCGACGGCGCGGGGGAGACCCGGATCTTCGCCACCCTGGGGCTGCGGCTGATGACTCCCGCCCTGGTCACCGTCTTCCTCTTCCAGTTCGTGCACATCTGGAACAACTTCTTCCTGCCGCTGGTGATGCTCTCGGACTCCGACCTCTATCCGATCCAGCTCGGTCTGACCTCCTGGCAGGGCTACGCCGACCGGCAGCCTGAGCTGTACCAGTACACGGTGGGCGGCGCGCTGCTGTCCGTTCTGCCGCTGATGGTGCTGATGGGCGTCCTCCAGCGGTACTGGCGCACCGGGCTGACGGAGGGGAGCGTGAAGGCGTGAGGCGGGCGTGACAGTATCACTGTCATGACTACTTCCGATGGTGCGACTCCCGAGACCACCGCCCCCGCGAAGAAGGCCCCCGCCAAGGACCCGTGGGACCTCCCCGATGTGTCCGGCCTGGTCGTCGGTGTCCTCGGCGGCACCGGTGACCAGGGCCGCGGCCTCGCCTACCGGCTGGCCAGGGCGGGCCAGAAGGTGATCATCGGCTCACGTGCCGCCGAGCGCGCGCGGACCGCTGCCGAGGAGCTGGGCGGTGCCGAACTGGGCATCGAGGGCGCCGACAACGCCGAATGCGCCCGGCGCAGCGACATCGTGATCGTCGCCGTGCCATGGGACGGCCACGCCAAGACGCTGGAGTCGCTGCGCGGGGAGCTCAGCGGCAAGCTGGTCGTGGACTGCGTCAACCCGCTGGGCTTCGACAAGAAGGGCGCGTTCGCCCTGAAGCCGGAGGAGGGCAGCGCCGCCGAGCAGGCCGCGGCCCTGCTGCCGGACTCCCGGGTCACCGCCGCCTTCCACCATCTCTCGGCCGTCCTGCTCCAGGACCCCGCGATCGAGCGGATCGACACCGATGTGATGGTGCTGGGCGAGTCCCGGGCGGACACCGACGCGGTCCAGGCCCTGGCCGCGCGGATCCCCGGGATGCGGGGCGTCTTCGCGGGGCGGCTGCGCAACGCCCACCAGGTCGAGTCGCTGGTGGCCAATCTGATCTCGGTCAATCGCCGCTACAAGGCCCACGCGGGTCTGCGGGTCACGGACGTCTGAGCGGGCACGGGCGGGTCCCCGCCGCGCGCGGCGGGGTGTGCCGCACCCGAAGCGACGGGGCATGGGTGACAATGTCCGGGAAGCCGAGATCACCCCCGACAGGAGCCGCACCCCATGCCCCGCCTCGCGATCTACGCCCTCGTCGTCTGCGTCCTCGCCATCGCCGCGGCCGTGGTCTCGTTCGCCCGGGGCAGCCTCCTGGGGGTGGTGTGGATCCTGCTCGCGGGTGTCTCGTCCAACATGATCTGGTACTACGTGCGCAAGGCGCGGATGTCGCGGACCGAGGGGCGCGAGGTCACCGGCTGAGGCGCTATGCGCCGATTCCGGGGATCTGGGGCTCGCCCTGCCAAAATCTGAAGAACTCCTGCCCCCAATAGGTGTCCCATTGGGTCACCCCCAGCGCCCCCATGATCGCGTCCACCGCGTGGAAGAAGCCCTGGTTGACCTCCGGGATCCACAGCACCCCGAAGACCGCGAGCAGCCCGAACGGGGCGTACGGCTCCACCTGCCGCCGCACCCGGTACGACAGCCACGGCTCGATCACCCCGTAGCCGTCCAGCCCCGGCACCGGCAGTGAGTTCAGGATCGCCGCGGTGACCTGGAGCAGCGCCAGGAACGCCAGCGCGTAACGGAACACCCCCGGCATCCGGTCCACCGTGCCCGCCCAGAACGGCGCGGTCAGCGCGGCGGCGAACAGCACATTGGTGAGCGGTCCGGCCGCCGATATCAGACTGTGCTTCCAGCGCCCCCGGATCCGGTGCCGCTCGATGAACACCGCCCCGCCCGGCAGCCCGATCCCACCCATGACCACGAAGATGACGGGCAGCACGATGCTCAGCGCGACATGGGTGTACTTCAGCGGGTTCAGGGTCAGATAGCCCTTCGCCCCGATGGACAGATCACCGCCGTGCAGCGCGGTCCGGGCGTGCGCGTACTCATGCAGACACAGCGAGACGACCCAGCCGGAGACGACGAACAGGAACACGGCGAAACCGGGGCTCGCGGAGTAGTCCGTCCACACCGCCCACGCGGATACGCCCATGATCGCGACCAGACCGAGAAAGACGGGGCTGATCCGCCGGTCGCGGCGGCTGACTGCGGTGGTCATCGAGTGGGGTCTCCGTAGGGGGTGATGATCACTGGCGATGGAACGATGACCAGTGTGCGCATAGTTCCCGGCAAGGGGGAACAGAGGTGATCGGGGCCACACGGGCGGGGCGTTCTGCGGCTAGTCTGAGACCAACCTGGCCAGGGAGGAAACAGTGACGATCATGGAGGACAGGGCGGTGGATCTGCAGGAGCGGATTCGGCTGCCCCGGAGCGTGCGGCTGCGGCTGACCAGGAACGGAATGACGTTGGTACCGATTACCCAAGCGCACCTGACCACGCAGCGGCGCATTCTGAACCAGATCGAAGAGCGCCTGCCGGGCTGGACGCCCGTAGGCGAATTCGGTGTGCTCCCGCCCCGGGAGGGCTACACCCCGGAGCCGGATGTGTCGGCCGTCCCGAGCGACAAGCTGGAGCCGGGGGCCAGCAAGTTCCCCGAAGACCTGCTCCGCTTCGTCATCGAGGTCGTCTCCCCGGAGAGCGCCGAGCGGGATTACAGCACGAAGTCCGACCACTACGCACTGCGCGGCATCGAGGCGTACCTGGTCGTCAATGTGCTCACCGCCCGCTGGACGCTGCTCACCCGGCCCGAGAACGGGAACTATGAGCACTCCGTGTCCGGCACCTTCGGCGAGAAGATCGAGATTCCCGTGGAGGACCAGACGCTGGTTCTCGACTCGTCGCAGTTCATGAGGGTCTGAGGCCGACGTCCGACCGCGTGGACCATCGACCAGAATGGGCCCGTGCGCTACGCCATCCTCGGCACCACCCAGGCCCACCGCGACGACCGCACCTCCGTCGAGCTCGGTGGCGCACGGCTGCGGGCGCTGCTGGCCGCCCTCGCACTGAGCCCGGGGCGGCTGTGCACCACCGGCGCCCTCATCGCCGACATCTGGGACACCGACCCACCCGCCGACGAGCACGGCGCGCTCCAGGCCCTCGTCGGACGGCTCCGCCGCGCGCTGGGCAGGGAGGCCGTGGCCTCCGCCCCGGGCGGCTACCGGCTCGTGGCCGACCCCGACGACGTCGATCTGCACCGCTTCGAACGGCTGGCGGAGGAAGGCGCCCGCGCCCTCGCCGACGGCGCCCCGGACCGGGCCGCCGACCTCCTCGGCACGGCCCTCGCACTGTGGCGCGGCCCCGCCCTCGCGGACCTGCCGGGCGGCGTGGCGGCGGCCACCCGCGCGGAGGCCCGCCGCCTGGACGCGCGCCGCGCCCGGTTCGCGGCCGAGCTCGCCCTCGGCCGCGCCGCCCAGGTCCTCCCGGCGCTCACCGAACTCTGCGACGCGCACCGGCTGGACGAGCCCCTGCACGCCCTGCGGATCCGCGCCCTGCGCGACGCCGGCCGCCCGGCGGAGGCGCTCGCCGCGTACGAGGCGATCCGCGCCGAGATCGCCAACCGCCTGGGCGCCGACCCCGGCCCCACCCTCCGCGCCCTCCACGCGGCCCTTCTCACCCCGGAGCCGACGCCCCCGGCGGCCTTTGCGACCCCGACGACTCCGGCGGTACCCGCGCCCCCTGCGGGGCCGGGCGCCCCGGGGGCCCTCGCCGGTCCCGCGACTCCGGATGTCCCGGGGGTCCCCGCGGCCCCGGGGTCTGCGGGCCCTGTGGGTTCGGCGGCCCCGGCGGCGGGCGCGGGTTCCGCGGTGCCCGGCGTCTTCGCGGCGCCGGCCGAGCCGGTGCCCCCGGCCACCCCCGCGGCAGGTGACGCGACCCCTGCGGGTCCGGGCGCGACGGCGGGTTCGGCGGCCCCGGCGGCGGGCGCGGGTTCCGCGGTGCCCGGCGCCTTCGCGGCCCCGGCCGAGCCGGTGCCCCCGGCCAC
This window contains:
- a CDS encoding exo-alpha-sialidase, with the protein product MANGADVRPYEVSVPYRAGTGGYASYRIPAVVLTRAGTVLAFAEGRVGSAADHGDIDLVVKRSEDGGRTWGALRVVARNGGGTAGNPAPVVLTGGAHDGRIVLVQVHSAASATEDRIRRGEVSAADGRRVWVAHSDDDGVTWSAPREITQQTKRPEWRWYATTPGHALQLRHGPHPGRIVVPANHSLPPTVPGDNGTEGRYNGGHALLSDDEGETWRIGYVDDNPDGYVNVNETTAAELPDGRIYFNTRTEATAPGNRADACSLDGGTTLTTPFRPQAGLVTPVVEGCVLHLGTPDVLLYSGPADPVHRALMTVRASRDGGVTWRPVHTVDGLPAAYSDLVRLDDRTVGLLYETGDFSAYSTLTFRRIPMEELV
- a CDS encoding ABC transporter substrate-binding protein → MSTSDTQWYGTPRRAVLGGAAATAAGFALAGCGSDDDGDKPEGRKKGEKITLTFWSWVPGIDKPVALWNRNNPEVRVEVEKVSAVDGAQYAKMHAAIKAGNPPDLGQIEYPVVPSFLIDNGLLDLTKYGVGAHRDKFIGWQWQQSVFGKAVYAVPQASGPMGLFIRHDLFEKWNIEPPATWDEYADAAEAIRRKGAWIETFSATNGNRFAGLAWQAGARWFGTEGDTWIVSLDDEPTRKVADYWHDLVHRKMIKTIPDRQNAWYKDVQTGAMASWLGASWGDALLVGNAPKTSGKWRVVPMPQWKKGDHAYANWGGSTTAVFAKSKYPEDALEFAVWLNTDPESIKLLIENGYGTPGAKKGYATSDLDVHKDFFGGQTYSEVFERASKGVDTSWRWGPATDTLYQRLGDAFTAAIGSGGSFRSVLRKVQGETVSDLKEKGLKVEAG
- a CDS encoding carbohydrate ABC transporter permease produces the protein MKRPTRTEIRSARAAAGFLLPFLALFLLCFIAPIGYALYESMFKVERTGALGLGGETKEVWAGFSNYAHALQDDRFTAGFGRVLLFGAVQIPLMIAFATGLALLLEAASARWVGFFRTAFFLPYGVPGVIASILWGFLYVPGISPLVEMAHSVGWDVDFLGRSSVLWSIANIVTWQFTGYNMLVLIAQLKAVPGELYEAARIDGAGAWQVARHIKLPLIRPALVLTTVFSLIGTLQLFAEPKVLKPLSNSIDSGYTPNLAAYNEAFTSNNQHIAAAEAVLLALVACVLSFGFLRLVGQRGKDGESR
- a CDS encoding carbohydrate ABC transporter permease, encoding MRYRIITVSLLTVAALYFLIPVYWLAVSATKSSSDLFGTFGFWFHDPRPLDYLHQVLSYDDGIYVRWFLNSLMYAGIGALAATLLSAAAGYALAKYRFPGREGIFNVVLAGVLIPGTALALPLYLLFSEMGLANTYAAVLIPSVVSPFGVYLCRIYAAAAVPDSLLEAARIDGAGETRIFATLGLRLMTPALVTVFLFQFVHIWNNFFLPLVMLSDSDLYPIQLGLTSWQGYADRQPELYQYTVGGALLSVLPLMVLMGVLQRYWRTGLTEGSVKA
- the npdG gene encoding NADPH-dependent F420 reductase, with protein sequence MTTSDGATPETTAPAKKAPAKDPWDLPDVSGLVVGVLGGTGDQGRGLAYRLARAGQKVIIGSRAAERARTAAEELGGAELGIEGADNAECARRSDIVIVAVPWDGHAKTLESLRGELSGKLVVDCVNPLGFDKKGAFALKPEEGSAAEQAAALLPDSRVTAAFHHLSAVLLQDPAIERIDTDVMVLGESRADTDAVQALAARIPGMRGVFAGRLRNAHQVESLVANLISVNRRYKAHAGLRVTDV
- a CDS encoding site-2 protease family protein, which produces MTTAVSRRDRRISPVFLGLVAIMGVSAWAVWTDYSASPGFAVFLFVVSGWVVSLCLHEYAHARTALHGGDLSIGAKGYLTLNPLKYTHVALSIVLPVIFVVMGGIGLPGGAVFIERHRIRGRWKHSLISAAGPLTNVLFAAALTAPFWAGTVDRMPGVFRYALAFLALLQVTAAILNSLPVPGLDGYGVIEPWLSYRVRRQVEPYAPFGLLAVFGVLWIPEVNQGFFHAVDAIMGALGVTQWDTYWGQEFFRFWQGEPQIPGIGA
- a CDS encoding Uma2 family endonuclease — its product is MEDRAVDLQERIRLPRSVRLRLTRNGMTLVPITQAHLTTQRRILNQIEERLPGWTPVGEFGVLPPREGYTPEPDVSAVPSDKLEPGASKFPEDLLRFVIEVVSPESAERDYSTKSDHYALRGIEAYLVVNVLTARWTLLTRPENGNYEHSVSGTFGEKIEIPVEDQTLVLDSSQFMRV